The Plantactinospora sp. KBS50 sequence ACGACGTCGGGTATGCGCAGACCATCGCCGAATCCATCGAGGACAGCCGCAGCCGGGCGCTGGCTCTTGCCGCTGTCGCGGAAGTGGTCAGCGACCACGACCGTGCGGCGGGACTGCTCACCGAGGCGGAATCAGCAGCGCGCCTGCTGGCAGACCCGACACGGGTGGGCGTCCTGTTGCGCATCGCGCGCGCATGGCAGAGATTCGACGGTTGAGGCAGCGGACCGGCATCGCCGGCTCCTGGCGCGGTCGCCTGCTCCTGGCGAAGATGGTGTGGCGGTTCAGGCCACGAGCAGGCGGAGACCGAGTTCGGCGGTGTCGAGGGCCATGATGTCCCGGTTGCGTTCGGCCCACCGGCCGCAGGCGAGGTCCTCGTGGAGGGTGCTGACCGCCCGTTGCTCGGCCCGCGGCCCGACCCTGGTCCACACCGAAACCGCCCGGCGCACCGGCTCCTGCAGGTACGCCTCGGGTCGGCGCCAGTGCGCCTCGAAGAAGCCGTCGACGCAGTCCCACGGGATCAGCACCGGTTCGGCGCGTCCGCCGATCGTCCGGGTCAGGTCGGCCAGGGACGGCCAGCCGGCCAGCAGGTCGGCGAACTCGGGCAGGTAGTCGCGGGTGAGCCAGAACCGTCGACGCCAGCCGGTGTCGTCGGCGTCGTACGTCAACACCACCACGCGGCGGGCCACCCGCCGCATCTCCCGCAACCCGGCGGCCGGGTCCGGCCAGTGGTGGACGGTGCTGACCGCCATCGCGGCGTCGAAGGACCGGTCGGGGAAGGGCAGGCGCTCCGCCGCGGCGGCCACGCACGGCGCCGCGTCCGCGGGACGCTGCGCGCGCATGACCGCCGACGGCTCCACGGCCGTGACCTCGCGGTCGGCCGGTTCGTACGAGCCGGTGCCGGCCCCGACGTTCAGCACCGTCCGCGCGTCGCCGAGCGCCTCCCAGATCCGCGCGGCGATTCGTGGCTCGGTGCGCCGGGTCGCCGGGTAGGCGGACCCGATGGTGTCGTACAACCGGGCGCCGAAGACCTTCAGCTGCTCCTCCGGGGTCGTCCTGATCCCCATTGCCCGTTCCTCCAGTTCCCGGTCGATGGCCGTGACCATGGCGGCCGCGCGTTCGCGCTGCTCCAGCAGCAGAGCGCGCAGCCGGCACAGGCGCGCGACCGCGTCGGCGGCCGGATCGCCGATCAGCTCCGCGATCTCGCGCAGTCCGAATCCGAGCCGTCGGTAGGTGAGCACCTCCCGGAGCCGTTCCACGTCGGT is a genomic window containing:
- a CDS encoding MerR family transcriptional regulator — encoded protein: MAEHLTVGRVAELAGVTVRTLHHYDEIGLLQPSARTAAGHRAYSATDVERLREVLTYRRLGFGLREIAELIGDPAADAVARLCRLRALLLEQRERAAAMVTAIDRELEERAMGIRTTPEEQLKVFGARLYDTIGSAYPATRRTEPRIAARIWEALGDARTVLNVGAGTGSYEPADREVTAVEPSAVMRAQRPADAAPCVAAAAERLPFPDRSFDAAMAVSTVHHWPDPAAGLREMRRVARRVVVLTYDADDTGWRRRFWLTRDYLPEFADLLAGWPSLADLTRTIGGRAEPVLIPWDCVDGFFEAHWRRPEAYLQEPVRRAVSVWTRVGPRAEQRAVSTLHEDLACGRWAERNRDIMALDTAELGLRLLVA